One window of the Trifolium pratense cultivar HEN17-A07 linkage group LG2, ARS_RC_1.1, whole genome shotgun sequence genome contains the following:
- the LOC123906959 gene encoding SWI/SNF complex subunit SWI3C: protein MPASPSDNRTKWRKRKRESQITKRQQKHQEEEEEEDEENPNADEENERDYDSEDQHNHNHSNSQPQHEIEILSDHGIQISHFPMVIKRAVNRPHSSVTSIVALERAMELGDTKAQLQNQNPPFLENISHGQLQALSFVPSDSLSLDQDRADSSYVITPPPILEGRGVVKRFGSRVLVLPMHSDWFSPGTVHRLERQAVPHFFSGKTKDLSPEKYMECRNYIVALYMEEPRKRITASDCQGLQVGVDHEDLSRIVRFLDHWGIINYCARVPSHEPPNAVSCLKEDTGGELHVPSEALKSIDSLIKFDKPNCKLKAEEVYSPPTTNSSDVPDLDGRIREHLSDNHCNYCSCPLPAVYYQSQKEVDILLCTDCFHDGKFVVGHSSIDFIRVDSTRDYGELDGESWTDQETLLLLEAVEIYHENWNEIADHVGTKSKAQCILHFLRLPMEDGKLENINVPSMSSVSSNVMSRDDNGRSHHYSNGDSAGPVHQIRDSDSRLPFANSGNPVMALVAFLASAVGPRVAASCAHAALSVLSEDNTGSQTEASGHDNRTNPENIHCRDGGSRGETAISNNHNEDKAKAPCSRDQSEGRTTPLSTEKVKDAAKAGLSAAAMKAKLFADHEEREIQRLCANIINHQLKRLELKLKQFAEIETLLMKECEQVERAKQRFAAERTRVISARFGAAGTMPAMNASGVGPSMSSNGNNRPQMISASPSQPSISGFGNNQQVHPHMSFAPRPSMFGLGQRLPLSMIQQSQSGSSAPMFNAPSNVQPGTSHPLLRPVSGTNSGLG, encoded by the exons ATGCCAGCTTCTCCTTCAG ATAATCGAACCAAATGGAGGAAACGGAAAAGAGAATCACAAATCACCAAACGTCAACAGAAACatcaagaggaagaagaagaagaagacgaagaaaaTCCCAATGCCGATGAAGAAAACGAACGCGACTACGATTCAGAGGACCAACACAACCATAACCACTCTAATTCTCAACCGCAACATGAAATCGAGATTCTATCTGATCACGGTATTCAGATTTCGCACTTTCCCATGGTTATTAAGCGTGCTGTTAATCGTCCTCATTCTTCTGTAACTTCAATTGTTGCTCTTGAACGAGCTATGGAGTTGGGAGATACCAAAGCTCAGCTTCAGAATCAGAATCCTCCGTTTCTGGAGAATATTTCTCATGGACAGCTTCAAGCGTTATCGTTTGTTCCTTCTGATAGTCTCTCTTTGGATCAGGATCGTGCTGATTCCTCTTATGTTATCACTCCACCACCTATTTTGGAAGGCCGCGGCGTTGTTAAGCGATTTGGAAGTAGGGTTCTTGTGCTTCCAATGCATTCAg ATTGGTTTTCACCTGGAACTGTGCATCGGTTAGAGAGACAAGCAGTGCCACATTTCTTTTCAGGGAAAACAAAGGATCTTAGTCCTGAAAAGTACATGGAATGTAGGAACTATATTGTTGCATTATATATGGAGGAGCCGCGGAAAAGGATTACTGCTTCTGATTGCCAGGGATTGCAGGTTGGTGTTGATCATGAAGATTTGTCTCGAATTGTACGGTTTCTTGACCACTGGGGCATTATCAATTACTGTGCCCGGGTGCCAAGTCATGAGCCTCCAAATGCTGTGTCATGCTTGAAGGAGGATACTGGTGGAGAGCTTCATGTGCCATCAGAGGCCTTGAAGTCTATAGATAGTTTGATCAAATTTGATAAGCCTAACTGTAAGCTCAAAGCAGAAGAAGTTTATTCACCACCGACAACAAATAGCTCGGATGTCCCTGATCTGGATGGCAGAATAAGAGAGCATCTGTCTGATAATCATTGCAATTATTGTTCTTGTCCTCTTCCTGCTGTATACTATCAGTCTCAAAAGGAG GTGGATATTTTACTTTGCACTGATTGCTTTCATGATGGGAAATTTGTCGTTGGTCATTCAAGTATAGATTTTATAAGGGTGGACTCAACAAGGGATTATGGTGAATTAGATGGGGAAAGTTGGACTGATCAAGAGACCTTGTTACTGCTTGAAGCAGTGGAGATTTACCATGAGAATTGGAATGAAATAGCTGACCATGTTGGTACCAAGTCAAAAGCACAATgcattcttcattttcttcgtcTACCCATGGAAGACGGGAAATTGGAAAATATCAATGTTCCAAGCATGTCCTCCGTGTCATCCAATGTGATGAGTAGAGATGATAATGGAAGATCACATCATTACTCAAACGGAGATTCTGCAG GACCTGTCCATCAAATCAGAGATTCTGACAGCCGCCTGCCTTTTGCTAACTCTGGAAATCCAGTTATGGCTCTG GTTGCCTTTTTAGCATCTGCGGTTGGACCAAGAGTAGCAGCTTCTTGTGCTCACGCAGCATTATCAGTACTGTCAGAGGATAACACTGGCTCCCAGACGGAAGCATCAGGACATGATAATAG GACAAATCCAGAAAACATACATTGTAGAGATGGTGGCTCTCGTGGAGAAACTGCAATTTCAAATAATCATAATG AGGATAAGGCAAAAGCACCTTGTTCGCGGGATCAAAGTGAGGGTAGGACAACCCCACTTTCTACTGAAAAAGTTAAAGATGCAGCTAAAGCAGGTCTCTCTGCTGCAGCTATGAAAGCTAAATTATTTGCTGATCACGAAGAACGAGAAATTCAGAGATTGTGTGCTAATATAATTAATCATCAG TTGAAAAGATTGGAATTGAAGCTGAAACAGTTTGCAGAAATTGAAACATTGTTGATGAAGGAATGCGAGCAAGTGGAAAGAGCAAAACAGAGGTTTGCTGCTGAGCGTACCCGCGTTATATCAGCACGTTTTGGAGCTGCAGGAACCATGCCCGCAATGAATGCATCAGGCGTTGGTCCTTCAATGTCTAGTAATGGCAATAATAGGCCACAAATGATCTCTGCTTCTCCCTCACAGCCCAGCATCTCAGGGTTTGGCAACAACCAACAAGTTCATCCACACATGTCCTTTGCCCCAAGACCTTCAATGTTTGGGTTGGGTCAAAGGTTACCCCTATCTATGATACAACAATCACAATCAGGTTCTTCAGCTCCCATGTTCAATGCCCCTAGTAATGTGCAACCCGGTACCAGTCATCCATTGTTGAGGCCCGTGTCTGGAACTAATTCTGGTTTAGGATAA